The window TGTTGAATTGTAATATTTTTGATTAATTTCTAGTTGTTTTTTTCTGGTGGATTCACAAATAAGTGCATCTTCAAGAATTTTACGTAACGGTTCATTTTTAACATCTTGAAACGTAATCTTTTTTAAAGCTGACATATTGACCCATTCTTTGAACCGATTGTTCGCATATTCAAGCTCTCCATTAATATTTAAAATAACCATCGGATCTTGAATACTATTTGTAATAATACTAATAATTTGCATATTTCGACGATTTCTAAATTCTTGTTTTTGAATAAATCTCATTAATTTATTGTATTGAATTCCTAAAATCTCTTGTTGTTCAATAACAAGTGGAGCAATATGACTCCAGTCTTTATGCTCTTGAATACTAGCAGCTACTTCATCATAACGCTTCAATTGATTTAAATAAGTTAACGAACGTTTATACTGCATCGTCATTAAAATAAGTAAGATAAATAAAAATAAAAGAGTCACTTCACTATCTTGTTGACTATAAAGATTAGCCACTAATAAAAGAGTAAAAACAATATAAAACGAGATGAGTTCATGTCGGCTATCTATCATTTGTTTCGTCCTCTAACATATATCCAACTCCACGAATTGTCTTAATTTTAATGCCATATGGTTTTAACTTATCTCTAATTTTAAAAATATGAACATCAACAATACGTGTATCCCCGTCATATTCAAATCCCCATAATTGATCAAGTAAAATATCTCGAGAAAGAGCCTTACCTTTATTTTTAATTAAAAATTCGAGCAATTCATATTCTTTTAAGGTAAAGTCAACCACTTGCTCATCAACTAACACCTCAAAACGACTGCTATCTAATTTAATTTGTTGATAACTTAAATACATTTTATTCTCTTTAGCTGATAAAACATCTTTACGTCTAATAATCGCTTTAACTTTAGAAACCACTTCCCTTGAGGAAAAAGGTTTCGTCATATAGTCATCGGCCCCCACATCTAAGCCAAGCACACGATCGAGTTCATCATCACGTGCTGATAACATGACAATATAAGTGGAATTTCCATGTTGACGTAATTCTTTACACACTGAAAATCCATCACGCTTTGGCAACATGATATCAAGCAGCATCACATCATATTGATTTGCTAATGCTTTTTGTAATCCTTCTTCTCCATCAGAAGCTAGATCGACTGAAAATCCTGATTGCATTAAGTCATATTGTAAAATACGTTGAATAGAAATTTCATCTTCTACCACTAATACTTTTTTTCCCATCAACTAACACCACCAAAATCAAATGTAATTATGTTTATTTTATCATAATCCTCTTATCGCTTCTGTTAATTTTTTGTTAATGACTATCGATAGAAATAAAAAAACTCCCCTTTGGTACCCTTACTCACATAAAACTAAATGCTTAAGGCTGCTACATTCCTGTCCTGACCTGGTTCACACCGTCCTATTGAATAAGGGTACCAAAAGAGAGTTTCAATTGATACACGTTCAGTATATCAATTTCACCCTTGATTGTCAAGACGCTGTTGCTTTTTTTTTCTG of the Turicibacter sp. TJ11 genome contains:
- a CDS encoding response regulator transcription factor; translated protein: MGKKVLVVEDEISIQRILQYDLMQSGFSVDLASDGEEGLQKALANQYDVMLLDIMLPKRDGFSVCKELRQHGNSTYIVMLSARDDELDRVLGLDVGADDYMTKPFSSREVVSKVKAIIRRKDVLSAKENKMYLSYQQIKLDSSRFEVLVDEQVVDFTLKEYELLEFLIKNKGKALSRDILLDQLWGFEYDGDTRIVDVHIFKIRDKLKPYGIKIKTIRGVGYMLEDETNDR